Proteins encoded together in one Kitasatospora albolonga window:
- a CDS encoding NADH dehydrogenase subunit D, with translation MTETTIGIGGAAESTDMVLNIGPQHPSTHGVLRLRIVLDGERVQHAEPVIGYMHRGAEKLFEARDYRQIIMLANRHDWLSAFSNELGVVMAVERMLGMEVPERAVWTRTLLAELNRVLNHLMFLGSYPLELGGITPVFHAFREREELQAVMEEVSGGRMHYMFNRVGGLKEDIPAGWTGRVRDAVVSVRSRMDVYENLVLGNEIFRGRTRDVGVLSAGAVHAYGVSGPIARASGVDFDLRRDEPYLAYGELRDTLKVVTRTEGDCLARFECLLEQTLNSLDLADACLDRLAGLAPGPVNQRLPKVLKAPEGHTYAWTENPLGINGYYLVSKGEKTPYRLKLRSASFNNIQALTELLPGTLVSDMVAILGSLFFVVGDIDK, from the coding sequence ATGACGGAGACGACCATCGGCATCGGCGGCGCGGCGGAGAGCACCGACATGGTGCTCAACATCGGCCCGCAGCACCCCTCCACCCACGGCGTGCTCCGGCTCCGGATCGTCCTGGACGGGGAACGCGTCCAGCACGCCGAACCGGTCATCGGCTATATGCACCGGGGCGCGGAGAAGCTCTTCGAGGCGCGCGACTACCGGCAGATCATCATGCTCGCCAACCGCCACGACTGGCTCTCCGCCTTCTCCAACGAGCTGGGCGTCGTGATGGCCGTCGAGCGGATGCTCGGCATGGAGGTCCCCGAGCGCGCGGTCTGGACGCGGACGCTGCTCGCCGAGCTGAACCGGGTCCTCAACCACCTGATGTTCCTCGGCTCCTACCCGCTCGAACTGGGCGGCATCACCCCGGTCTTCCACGCCTTCCGGGAGCGCGAGGAGCTCCAGGCGGTGATGGAGGAGGTCTCCGGCGGCCGGATGCACTACATGTTCAACCGGGTCGGCGGGCTCAAGGAGGACATCCCGGCGGGCTGGACCGGCCGGGTCCGGGACGCCGTCGTCTCGGTCCGCTCCCGCATGGACGTGTACGAGAACCTGGTCCTCGGCAACGAGATCTTCCGGGGCCGTACGCGCGATGTCGGCGTGCTCTCCGCCGGGGCCGTGCACGCGTACGGGGTGTCGGGGCCGATCGCCCGCGCCTCGGGCGTCGACTTCGACCTGCGGCGCGACGAGCCGTACCTCGCGTACGGGGAGCTCCGGGACACCCTGAAGGTGGTCACCCGGACCGAGGGCGACTGCCTGGCCCGCTTCGAATGCCTGCTGGAGCAGACCCTCAACTCCCTGGACCTGGCGGACGCCTGCCTGGACCGGCTGGCCGGCCTGGCGCCGGGGCCGGTCAACCAGCGGCTGCCCAAGGTGCTCAAGGCGCCCGAGGGGCACACGTACGCCTGGACGGAGAACCCGCTCGGCATCAACGGCTACTACCTGGTCTCCAAGGGCGAGAAGACCCCGTACCGGCTAAAGCTGCGCTCCGCCTCCTTCAACAACATCCAGGCGCTCACCGAACTGCTGCCGGGGACGCTGGTCTCCGACATGGTGGCGATCCTGGGCTCGCTCTTCTTCGTCGTCGGCGACATCGACAAGTAG
- a CDS encoding amino acid ABC transporter substrate-binding protein, with the protein MSRTSRIAGAVIGMVALAGSLAACGGDSLEQEKGGGSGASGDGKKGTLVVGAAAFTESKVLAELYAQILGDAGYSTSITTVKNRELYEPSLEKGEIDVVPEYAATITEFLNAKVNGAEKAQNNPLASGDADATVAALEKLATPLGLKVLPAGKAVDQNAFAVSKEFAEKNNLKTLSDLGKSKLKVKIAAGDECEVRPFCAPGLKKTYGIDVTGIDPKGVGTPASKQAVRDGKVELVLTTTTDAVLDGLVFLEDDKKLQNADNVLPVLNAKDAGAPEIAEALGKLTDTLTTEDLAELNRKVDAERAKPTDVAKEYLESKGLIKK; encoded by the coding sequence ATGAGCAGGACCTCGCGGATAGCCGGAGCGGTCATCGGCATGGTGGCGCTGGCCGGGTCGCTGGCGGCCTGCGGCGGCGACAGCCTGGAGCAGGAGAAGGGCGGCGGCTCCGGGGCCTCGGGCGACGGCAAGAAGGGCACGCTCGTCGTCGGCGCGGCGGCGTTCACCGAGTCCAAGGTGCTCGCCGAGCTGTACGCGCAGATCCTGGGCGACGCCGGGTACAGCACCTCGATCACCACGGTGAAGAACCGTGAGCTGTACGAGCCCTCGCTGGAGAAGGGCGAGATCGACGTCGTACCCGAATACGCCGCCACCATCACCGAATTCCTCAACGCCAAGGTGAACGGGGCGGAGAAGGCCCAGAACAACCCCCTCGCCTCCGGAGACGCCGACGCCACGGTCGCCGCCCTGGAGAAGCTCGCCACTCCGCTGGGCCTCAAGGTGCTCCCGGCCGGGAAGGCCGTCGACCAGAACGCCTTCGCGGTCTCCAAGGAATTCGCCGAGAAGAACAACCTCAAGACCCTTTCCGATCTCGGGAAGTCCAAGCTCAAGGTGAAGATCGCGGCGGGCGACGAGTGCGAGGTGCGGCCCTTCTGCGCACCCGGTCTGAAGAAGACGTACGGCATCGACGTCACCGGGATCGACCCCAAGGGCGTCGGCACCCCCGCCTCCAAGCAGGCCGTCCGCGACGGCAAGGTCGAGCTGGTCCTGACGACCACCACGGACGCGGTGCTGGACGGGCTGGTGTTCCTGGAGGACGACAAGAAGCTCCAGAACGCCGATAACGTCCTGCCGGTCCTCAATGCCAAGGACGCGGGCGCTCCGGAGATCGCCGAGGCGCTCGGAAAGCTCACCGACACCCTCACCACGGAAGACCTCGCCGAGCTCAACCGCAAGGTCGACGCCGAGCGCGCGAAGCCGACCGACGTGGCGAAGGAGTATCTGGAGTCGAAGGGCCTGATCAAGAAGTAG
- a CDS encoding ABC transporter permease, protein MGVIGEAWTWLTTGANWSGDSGAAHRLGEHLYVSGVALAAACGIALPLALYLGHIGRGGALAVNISNVGRAVPVFAVLALFMVTPLRNSGYWPTIIALVLFAVPPLLTNAYVGMREVDRSVVEAARGMGMSGGQLFVRVELPLAYPMIMTGLRSAAVQVVATASIAAMVGLGGLGRIITAGFNTYDTAQVFAGAVLVAALALLVEGVLVALDRLLSPLRRRRTA, encoded by the coding sequence CGGGGGACAGCGGGGCCGCACACCGGCTCGGCGAGCATCTGTACGTCAGCGGGGTCGCCCTCGCGGCGGCCTGCGGCATCGCCCTGCCCCTGGCCCTGTATCTGGGCCACATCGGCAGGGGCGGCGCGCTCGCGGTCAACATCTCCAACGTGGGGCGGGCCGTCCCGGTCTTCGCGGTGCTGGCCCTCTTCATGGTCACGCCCCTGCGCAACTCCGGCTACTGGCCCACGATCATCGCGCTGGTGCTGTTCGCCGTGCCGCCGCTGCTGACCAACGCCTATGTCGGGATGCGCGAGGTGGACCGGTCCGTGGTGGAGGCCGCCCGGGGCATGGGGATGTCCGGCGGGCAGCTCTTCGTCCGGGTGGAGCTGCCGCTCGCCTACCCGATGATCATGACCGGGCTGCGCTCCGCCGCCGTCCAGGTCGTGGCCACCGCCTCGATCGCCGCCATGGTCGGTCTCGGCGGCCTCGGCCGGATCATCACCGCCGGGTTCAACACCTACGACACCGCGCAGGTCTTCGCGGGCGCGGTGCTGGTCGCCGCGCTGGCCCTGCTGGTGGAGGGGGTGCTGGTGGCGCTGGACCGGCTGCTGTCCCCGCTGCGCCGCCGCCGGACCGCGTGA